In Pseudomonadota bacterium, the DNA window TGCGGGCAGATGACGAGACCCCGCGCGTGACGGCGAAAAGCGCCATCGTCATCGGCGGGGGGATTGCGGGCTGCACGGTGGCGCGGGCGCTGGCGGAACGCGGGGTGCGGGTGACGCTGCTGGAACGTGGGGCGATTGCGCAAGGCGCATCGGGCAATGCGGCGGCGGTGCTGTTCCCGCAATTGACCAAACGCTGGACGGCATCGGCCGCGTGGTATTTCACCGCGTATGGATTCATGCTGCGCCAATTGCTGCAGTGGGACGCGGGCCATGCTGCACACCAAACCATCGGCATGCTGCGCGTGCCGCGCCATGCGCAGGAAGAGGCGCAATTGCGCGGATTGAACGCCACGCTTGGGCTCGACCCGGCGATTGTGCACTGGGTGGAACACGAGGAAGCAAGCGTGCTTGCGGGCGTGGCGCTTGGCACTGGCGGGGCGTGGTTCCCGCAGGGAACATGGGTTGCGCCGGGGCCATTATGCCGCGCATTGCTGCAGCATGAGAACATCACGGTGTGCGAACAGGTTGCAGCAACATCGTTGCAGCGCGAAGGTGCGTTCTGGGAAGTGACGGCGCAGGATGGGGCTATTTTTGCAGCGGATATATGCTGCGTTGCGGCGGCGCATGAATGTGCAACATTATTGCCCGAGATGGGGCTGACGCTGCATGCGGTCGGCGGGCAGGTGAGCGAGGTCAACGCCGCGGATGTTGTAGCGCCGCTGCGCAGCATGCTGTGCCACAGGGGCTATGTGATTCCGCATGGCGACCGCTATTTGATCGGCGCGACCTATAACCATGATGTGGATGACTGCACGGTGACGGATGACAACCATGCACGCAATCTTGAGGATCTGGCAACGTTCCTGCCGGGCTGGCTGCAGGGGCATGCATGCGGCGGGCGCATGGCGCTGCGGGCGACCACGCCGGACCGGCTGCCCTATGTGGGGGCGGTGGGCGAGGGGCTCTATGTTTCGACCGGCCATGGTTCGCGCGGGATGCTTTCGGCGCCGCTGGCGGCGGAGGTGATTGCAAGCCTCATCCTGGGGGAGCCGGTGCCGCTGACGCAGGCGCTGCGGCAGGTGGTGGACCCGCTGCGATTTAAGAAACGGTGATGCTATCCAGCTGGGCGAACCCTTCGCGGGCGAAGAGGGCGCGGTAGCGCGGCTGGTCGGCGGGTGCGGTGACATAGGCGATGCTGTGCGGCGGCGGGGTGCCCGGCTGCTTGAGCGCGTGGCGGGCGATGGCGTCGCTCGAATCAATGAAGGTGACGGGCCATGGCGCGACGGCGCTCAGCGCATCCAGAATGAGCGGGTAATGGGTGCAGCCAAGCACGATGCAATCGGTGCGGCCGCGCGCGTCGTCGTGGAAGGCGGGGGCGAGTTCGGCGCGCAGGGCTTCGGTGTCGGGTGCATCGCCCAGCAGCAGGCGCTCGGCCATGGCGGCAAGGCCGGGGGCGCCGTAGCTATCGACCACGCAACCATCCGCGAACAGGCGGATCAGTTCCATGCTGTAGGCGCTTTGGGCGGTGTTGGGGGTGGCGAGCAGCGTGAAGCGGCGGCTGAGCGATTGCTTGGCGGCGACTTTGACGGCCGGCACCGTGCCGATGAAGGTGAGGTCGGGAAAGCGCCCGCGCAGCTGGTCAAGGCACAGGGTGGACAGTGTGTTGCAGGCAAGCACGACCGGGCCGCCACCCAATTGCGGCGCGAGTTGGGCGATGAGGGCGCTGGCGCGGGCGGTGATATCGGCGGTGCTGCGCATGCCGTAGGGGAAGCCCGCCGTATCGGCCAGATAGTGCAGCGGCAGGCCGGGCTGGGCCGCCCGCAGCGCGCGAACGACGGCGATGCCGCCGAGGCCTGAATCCATCACCAGCATGGCGTTAGTTCCTGTAAATTATATAAAATACGCATCAAATGCTACCTGTCATGCGCTTGCTATTGCGCCCTGTTTTATGCATACTGCATACGGCATGAAAAGAAAGGGCTGATGGTGGAAGCTGCTTCATTTTTCTCGGTCTGGGCGCAGGATTGCCCGTATTGGATTCTGGTGGAAGGGCCGGGCGCACCGTCGGTGGCGGGCCTTGCGCCGGTATATGGCAAACCCGATGTGGGAGCCACCAAAACCGGGCCCGACTGGGTGGCGCAATGGGAAGTGATGACGGCGGCCATTGCCGAAAAACCCGGCGCAGCGCTGGGTTACCGGGCAGCGGTGCTCACCGGCGATGCGCTGCCGGCGCTGGCCGAAATCACCGCGGCGATGCGGCCGGTGGCGCAGGTGAACGCGATTGCCCGCCAGCTGTGGCTGATTGCCGATGTGAACCATGGGCGGCTGGGCTGTTACCTGCAACCGGTGATCGACCGCCACGGCAAACGCGCCGGATACGAAGCGTTCGCGCGGATGGAAGGGGCGGATGGTGGTGTCATCGGCGGCGGTGCGATCATGCAGGCGGCGGCGGTGCTGCAGGTGGAATATGCGCTCGACCGGCTGCTGCACCAGCAGGCCATTGCGAGCTTTGCGGCGAGCGGTGGGCAGGGCGCGATTTTCGTCAATTTCCTGCCCGGTTTTGTGCAGCGGCCAGAAGTGTATCTCGATGGGTTGAGCGCGGCGGTGCGCGCAGCGAAGCTTGCCGAAGGCTCGGTGGTGCTCGATCTGCCACGGGTGGCCGATGCGAGGGAACGAGCGCGGCTGCTACCGGTTGCGCAGTATTGCCGCGAGCATGGGTTTTTGCTGGCGCTGGATGATGTGGCGAGCAGCGACGGGCTGGCGGCGACGCTGGCGGAGATTCGCCCGGCCTATGTAAAGCTCGACCGTGGCTTCGCGCAGGGGCTGAATGTGGCGCGGGCGCAGGCGATGCTGGAAGAGGTGGTGCGACTGGCGCATGAGAACGGCGCGCAGGTGCTGGCCGAGGGCGTGGAGACGGCGGCGCAGCATGAGCGCTACCTGGCGGCGGAGGTGGATCTGTTTCAGGGCTATCTGTTCGGCGTGCCGCAGCGGTTCCCGGCGCGCGGGTGATGCGCACTTGCGCGCGCGCACAAAACGCATTATACGGCGATTTGTGCCGCTTTAGCTCAGCTGGTAGAGCAACGGTTTTGTAAACCGTAGGTCATCCGTTCGAGTCGGATAAGCGGCACCACGCTTCGCCCCAATGGGCAGGCCGCCTTAGGCTTCTTTCACCCAGGGCCGTGTGTTGCTGGGTTTGCCGAAATAGTAGCCTTGCAGGTAATCGACGCCCAGCTCCATCAGCATTTTGGCGATTTCGCCGGTTTCGACGAATTCGGCGACGGATTTGAGGCCGAAACCGCGCGTGAAATCGAGCAGGATTTTGACGAACAAGCGGCTGTCGGCGTTATCCGTCAGGTCGCGGATGAAGGCGCCGTCGATCTTCACGTAATCAATCGAGAGCGTTTTTAGCTGGCGGAACGAAGTGTAGCCGGAGCCAAAATCATCGAGCGCGACGGTGCAGCCCAGCGCCTGCACTTCGGCGCAGAAACGGGCGGAATGTTTGAGGTCGCCGTACACGGCGGTTTCGGTGATTTCGATCGACAGGCGCTCGGCGATATCGGGCGTGGCATCGACCGCGGCGGTGAGGGCGGAAAGCCAGCTACTATCGTTGATGGTCAGGTTGCTGACATTGACGGCAATGCGCACTTCGGCATCGAGCCGCAGCTCGTGGACGACTTTTTCGAGCACGATTTTATCGATCATCGGAATGAAGCCCATGCGCTCGGCGATCGGGATGAGGGCCCCGGCGGAGCTGATTTTTCCGTCTTCGTTGAACAGGCGCAGCAGCGCTTCGTAATGGGCGACCTTGCCGGTTTTGCTGTCGATGATGGGTTGGTAAGCAAGGCGGATGCGGCCTTCTTTGACGGCCTGGCCGAGATAGTTGGCAAGGCTCATTTCCTCGCGGTGATCGGCGCCGGAAATATCGTCGCCGAGCGATTCCGCACCATCGCTTTCGGTGAGGATGACGAGGGCGCGACCGAGGATTTCCTCAGGCTGCGAAATGGCATCCGGCAGGATTTGGTAGGAGGTGGAAATGAGGCAATGCAATTCGCCGTAGCGCGAGGCGTAGCTGTAATTGCGGATGGCGTCTTCGATATCCACGCACCAGCGCTCGGCGGCGGAATCGTTGGTGGCGGGCATGAGGATGCCGATCTGGTCGCGCTGGACGCGGCTGACGGAGGCGTGGTTGCCCGCTTTTTCGCGCACGAGGGCGAGCAGTTCATCCATCACCGCTTCGGCGACGGCCATGGAATAGCCCGACATAATCATCGCCAGATTATCGATGGCGACGAGCACCAGCGCGGCTTGTTCCTGCGTGCTGCGGGCGTTGGCATCCAGCCGCGCGAGCGCGTCGATGAAGGCTTGCGGATAGCCGCAGGCACCCAGCACGGTTTCGGCGAATTCGGGGTGTTGGCGTCGGAACATGAATTAAAATTATGTCATTATTTGGTGCGGTGCAAGCGTTAGCAGGGTGGTGACATATGCGAAAAAAGCGCATTCGCTGCACGTTTATCAGATAAATCGGCCAAAAAGCAGGCCCAGCAGCACGATTAGCCCGAACCACTGGTTGCTGCGGAAAATCATGCCAGCACGCGCCGGGTCACACGGAAGCTGGCGGATTTGCCACAGCGCGTGCGCAGCGGCCACCAGCAGCGCCGCGGGATAGGCGAGGCCGGTATGCATGCCATAGCCGGTAACGGCGAGCAGCGTAAGCGTCAGCAGGTAACAGACGGCAACGAAGGGTTTGAGCCAGCGACCAACGGCGCGCGCGCTGGAGCGGATGCCGACGCGGGCATCATCCGCCATGTCCTGCACGGCGTAGATGGTGTCGTAGCCCAGCGTCCAGAAAATACCGGCGGCATAGAGGGTGAAGGCGGGCCAGCTGAGCGGTGCACCGCTGGCGAGCCAGCCAAACAATGCGCCGAGGTTGAAGGTGAGGCCCAGAAACAGCTGCGGCCACCAGGTGATGCGCTTCATCCACGGATAGGCGGCGATCATGGGCAGGGCGAGCAGGGCGAGCAGGAACACGCGCGGTGGCAACAGCAGGGCGATGCCAAGGGCGAGGATGAGCAGCACGGCAAGCAGGATGAGCGCGGCGCGCACGCTGAGGGCGCCACTTGCCAGCGGGCGGTGGCGGGTGCGCTCGACCTGCGCATCGAGCCTGCGGTCGGTGAGGTCGTTGATGATGCAGCCGGCGGCGCGGGTGAGCAGGGCGCCGATGAGCATCAGCAGCATCAGCGGTGCCGGGTGCGGCGCGGTGAAGGCGACTGCCCAGGCGGCAGGGAAAAACAGCAGCCAGATGCCAATCGGCTTATCGAGGCGCATGAGGGTGAGGTAGGGGCGCAGGGTCATGGGCATGGTGTAGCGCGGCGGATGGGTTTACGAAAGGGGGATTCTTGCATTCATGCAGCGGGCCGCTGTATAAGCGGGGGATGACCATGAAACCACGCCACCGCCTTGCTGTTGATGCCGCCCTTGCGGCAGGTGGCTCAGTGACGCTTGAGGGCAATGCGGCGCATTACCTTGGCCATGTGGTGCGCCTTGGCGCGGGTGACGCGGTGGCGCTGTTCAACCGCACGGATGGCGAATGGTATGCGCGCATTGCGCAGGTGAACAAGCGCTCGCTGGTGTTGGCGGTGGAAATGCAGCTGCGCGCGCCGGTGACGCCGCTGGGACTCACCGTATGTTTCGCGCCGATCAAAGGCGGGCGGATGGAGACAATCATCGAGAAAGCGACGGAGCTGGGGGCGAGCGTGCTGCAGCCGGTTATCACCGCGCGGACGATTGTCGATAAGGTGAATATCGACCGCGCGACCGCGATTGCGCGCGAAGCGGCGGAGCAGTGCGAGCGCATCGACTGGCCGGAAATTCGTGAGCCGGTGAAATTGCTGACGCTGCTTGGCAGCTGGCCGGACAATGTGCCGTTGATGTATGGGGATGAGAGCGGGGCGAGCGCGTCGGTGACGAGTGCGCTTTTGTCGTTCGGTGCGCGCGTAGCCGAAGGCGAGCCGGAGCGCAGCGAACGAGGGGGAGCGGTAGCGGGGGCGACTTCGCACCCTGCGGCACAGCCGCCAACTAAGAACTGGGCGGTTCTCGCCGGGCCGGAAGGCGGGTTCACGCCTGAGGAGTTTGCGGCACTGTCGCGGGTAAAAGCGGCGCAGGGCGTCGGACTTGGCCCGCGCATCTTGCGGGCGGACACCGCGGTCATTACATTGTGCGTCGCAACGCTTGCCGCGTGGGGCGATTGGGCCGCACGGCCACGCTTCGTCGCTGGGGGAGACCACTGATGCTATTATCGACCGCGCAAACGACTGCGCATGCGCAAGTGCTGGATCAATTGAAACAACTGACCGATACGCGCGGCGAGGAAATCGCCGCCTGGATGGATGCGCGGCGGATGGAAGGGGGCGCACCGTTTTACTCCTCGGTGGATGTGCGGCATGCGGGCTTCAAGCTGGCGCCGGTGGATACGAATTTATTCCCGGCCGGGTTCAACCAGCTTTCGGTGGCGGCGCGGGCGCGGGCGGCAGCGCGGGTGAAGGCGCGGCTGACGCGCTATCAGACGGTGACGCGGATTTTGATCGTGCCGGAAAACCATACGCGCAATGTGGGCTATATCGATAATCTGGCGGCGCTGCAGGGCATCCTGCGCGATGCGGGGTGCGAGGTGGAAATCGGTAGCCTGGTTGCGACCGCGGCGCCGATCGAGGTGACGACATCGACCGGTGAAGTGCTCAAGGAAATGCCGCTTGCCCGCCATGGCAGTTTGCTGAAAACGGCGAGCGCTTTTTGCCCGCAGCTGATTGTGCTCAATAACGATCTCACCTCCGGCCTGCCGGATGTGCTGCGCGGCGTGGCGCAGCCGATTGCACCGCGGCCAAGCCAAGGCTGGCACCGGCGGCGCAAGTCGATCCATTTCGAAGCGTATGATAAGCTGGCGCATGAATTCGCGACGGCGTTCTCGATCGATCCATGGACGATCACGACGGAATTCCATAAATGCGGGCGGGTGAATTTCGGTGAGAAACACGGGCTGGAATGCGTGGCGATGGGGGTGGAAAAAGTCATGCACCGCATCCGCACGCACTATGCGGAATATGGCATTACGGATGAGCCGTATGTCTATGTGAAATCCGATTCCGGCACCTATGGCATGGGCATTATGACCGTGCGTTCGGGCGATGAGGTGATCGAGATCAACAAGAAGAACCGCAATAAAATGAACGTCATCAAGGAAGGCGTGGTCTCGACCGAGGTAATTATTCAAGAGGGCGTGCCGACGGTGGATGTGGTCGAGGGCGCGCCGGCGGAGCCAATGTTATATCTCGTCGATGGCCATGCGGTTGGCGGTGCTTACCGGGTGAATGACCAGCGCGATGCGACCAACAACCTGAACGCCACCGGCATGCGGTTTGTCGGCATGTGCGACGAGGGCGAGGGCGGCAAAGTCGCCATGCCGTCATGCCGGTTCGGCTCGCTCGGGCTCATCGCCGAACTGGCTTCTCTTGCGGCACCGCGGGAGGAATACGGCGAGAGTTACTCGATTTGATGGGGTTACTTCACCCGGCTTTCGGGGAAGATGACGCGGACGGTGGTGCCGACGCCGACTTCGCTGGTGAGCTGGAGTTTGCCGCCGTGGAGTTCTGCAAACATTTTGCATAGTGGCAGGCCAAGGCCCGTGCCTTCGTGGCTTTGGCTGCGATGGACCTGGCCGAAGACGGCGAGTGCGGTGGCGATGTCGTTCTCGGGAATGCCGATGCCGGTATCGCTGACGACCAGATGCATCTGGCGGTGGTGATCGATGCGGATGCTGATGGCGATGGTGCCATGGGCGGGGGTGAATTTGATTGCGTTGCTGAGTAGGTTGAGCAGGATCTGGCGCACTTTGCGTTTGTCGGCCATGAGGATCGGCACGGTTTCCGGGAACTCGGCGGTGAGGGTGATGTGCTTGGCCTTGGCGCGCTCACCGACGATGCGGCGTGATTCTTCGACCGCGCGGCGCATGTCGATTTCTTCTTCGTAGAGCTCGAGTTTACCGGCTTCGCCTTTGCTGAATTCGAGGATATCCGAAAT includes these proteins:
- a CDS encoding aspartate/glutamate racemase family protein, with product MLVMDSGLGGIAVVRALRAAQPGLPLHYLADTAGFPYGMRSTADITARASALIAQLAPQLGGGPVVLACNTLSTLCLDQLRGRFPDLTFIGTVPAVKVAAKQSLSRRFTLLATPNTAQSAYSMELIRLFADGCVVDSYGAPGLAAMAERLLLGDAPDTEALRAELAPAFHDDARGRTDCIVLGCTHYPLILDALSAVAPWPVTFIDSSDAIARHALKQPGTPPPHSIAYVTAPADQPRYRALFAREGFAQLDSITVS
- a CDS encoding EAL domain-containing protein — encoded protein: MVEAASFFSVWAQDCPYWILVEGPGAPSVAGLAPVYGKPDVGATKTGPDWVAQWEVMTAAIAEKPGAALGYRAAVLTGDALPALAEITAAMRPVAQVNAIARQLWLIADVNHGRLGCYLQPVIDRHGKRAGYEAFARMEGADGGVIGGGAIMQAAAVLQVEYALDRLLHQQAIASFAASGGQGAIFVNFLPGFVQRPEVYLDGLSAAVRAAKLAEGSVVLDLPRVADARERARLLPVAQYCREHGFLLALDDVASSDGLAATLAEIRPAYVKLDRGFAQGLNVARAQAMLEEVVRLAHENGAQVLAEGVETAAQHERYLAAEVDLFQGYLFGVPQRFPARG
- the ubiA gene encoding 4-hydroxybenzoate octaprenyltransferase, which produces MTLRPYLTLMRLDKPIGIWLLFFPAAWAVAFTAPHPAPLMLLMLIGALLTRAAGCIINDLTDRRLDAQVERTRHRPLASGALSVRAALILLAVLLILALGIALLLPPRVFLLALLALPMIAAYPWMKRITWWPQLFLGLTFNLGALFGWLASGAPLSWPAFTLYAAGIFWTLGYDTIYAVQDMADDARVGIRSSARAVGRWLKPFVAVCYLLTLTLLAVTGYGMHTGLAYPAALLVAAAHALWQIRQLPCDPARAGMIFRSNQWFGLIVLLGLLFGRFI
- a CDS encoding GGDEF domain-containing phosphodiesterase, which gives rise to MFRRQHPEFAETVLGACGYPQAFIDALARLDANARSTQEQAALVLVAIDNLAMIMSGYSMAVAEAVMDELLALVREKAGNHASVSRVQRDQIGILMPATNDSAAERWCVDIEDAIRNYSYASRYGELHCLISTSYQILPDAISQPEEILGRALVILTESDGAESLGDDISGADHREEMSLANYLGQAVKEGRIRLAYQPIIDSKTGKVAHYEALLRLFNEDGKISSAGALIPIAERMGFIPMIDKIVLEKVVHELRLDAEVRIAVNVSNLTINDSSWLSALTAAVDATPDIAERLSIEITETAVYGDLKHSARFCAEVQALGCTVALDDFGSGYTSFRQLKTLSIDYVKIDGAFIRDLTDNADSRLFVKILLDFTRGFGLKSVAEFVETGEIAKMLMELGVDYLQGYYFGKPSNTRPWVKEA
- the gshA gene encoding glutamate--cysteine ligase, with translation MLLSTAQTTAHAQVLDQLKQLTDTRGEEIAAWMDARRMEGGAPFYSSVDVRHAGFKLAPVDTNLFPAGFNQLSVAARARAAARVKARLTRYQTVTRILIVPENHTRNVGYIDNLAALQGILRDAGCEVEIGSLVATAAPIEVTTSTGEVLKEMPLARHGSLLKTASAFCPQLIVLNNDLTSGLPDVLRGVAQPIAPRPSQGWHRRRKSIHFEAYDKLAHEFATAFSIDPWTITTEFHKCGRVNFGEKHGLECVAMGVEKVMHRIRTHYAEYGITDEPYVYVKSDSGTYGMGIMTVRSGDEVIEINKKNRNKMNVIKEGVVSTEVIIQEGVPTVDVVEGAPAEPMLYLVDGHAVGGAYRVNDQRDATNNLNATGMRFVGMCDEGEGGKVAMPSCRFGSLGLIAELASLAAPREEYGESYSI
- the mnmC gene encoding bifunctional tRNA (5-methylaminomethyl-2-thiouridine)(34)-methyltransferase MnmD/FAD-dependent 5-carboxymethylaminomethyl-2-thiouridine(34) oxidoreductase MnmC, whose amino-acid sequence is MTDATAHVELPQIAFSDATPIAQGFDDVYFSRDGGIAETQHVFVQGNGLPHRWAGCAQFTIGELGFGTGLNFLVAMRAFLAEAPAGARLHYVAIEKFPLTPDMLRAALALQPELAAEAALLLAAYPLRLPGIHRIHLPRVALTLCFGDVEALLPQLDMQADAWFLDGFTPAKNPAMWTETVMAQLARLSAPGATVATFTAAGSVKRGLMQAGFAMRKVDGFGHKRDMLVGMRADDETPRVTAKSAIVIGGGIAGCTVARALAERGVRVTLLERGAIAQGASGNAAAVLFPQLTKRWTASAAWYFTAYGFMLRQLLQWDAGHAAHQTIGMLRVPRHAQEEAQLRGLNATLGLDPAIVHWVEHEEASVLAGVALGTGGAWFPQGTWVAPGPLCRALLQHENITVCEQVAATSLQREGAFWEVTAQDGAIFAADICCVAAAHECATLLPEMGLTLHAVGGQVSEVNAADVVAPLRSMLCHRGYVIPHGDRYLIGATYNHDVDDCTVTDDNHARNLEDLATFLPGWLQGHACGGRMALRATTPDRLPYVGAVGEGLYVSTGHGSRGMLSAPLAAEVIASLILGEPVPLTQALRQVVDPLRFKKR
- a CDS encoding 16S rRNA (uracil(1498)-N(3))-methyltransferase — encoded protein: MTMKPRHRLAVDAALAAGGSVTLEGNAAHYLGHVVRLGAGDAVALFNRTDGEWYARIAQVNKRSLVLAVEMQLRAPVTPLGLTVCFAPIKGGRMETIIEKATELGASVLQPVITARTIVDKVNIDRATAIAREAAEQCERIDWPEIREPVKLLTLLGSWPDNVPLMYGDESGASASVTSALLSFGARVAEGEPERSERGGAVAGATSHPAAQPPTKNWAVLAGPEGGFTPEEFAALSRVKAAQGVGLGPRILRADTAVITLCVATLAAWGDWAARPRFVAGGDH